From the Cryptococcus depauperatus CBS 7841 chromosome 7, complete sequence genome, the window AGCGCGCTCAACCTGTGCGCTGGTctcatttccttctttctcatgCCCAGTCTTTTCTTGGCGATCTTGAGCGTCTCCGTCAACTCTACTCTCGTATATCTGTCCTACCCCTTGGATCGGCTGCTCTCGCTGGAAATCCTTATTCTTTGGACAGGgaacttttgagaaaagaactTAGTTTCCAAAGCATCGGCGAAAATTCAATGCACGCTGTTGCGGATCGAGACTTCATTGTTGAATGGCTGCAATGGGCAAGTTTGTGCCAAATTCACATGAGTCGACTGGCCGAGGATTTGATTATCTACTCTAGCGCTGAATTTGGCTTTGTTCAGCTTAGTGATGCTTATAGGTGTGTCTGTGTTTTTGCAATTTGTATAAGCTGATGTTAGTTAGTACTGGCTCTTCCATTATGcctcaaaagaaaaacccCGATTCTCTTGAATTGTTGAGAGGAAAGGCTGGCAGAACCTTTGGTCAGATGGCCGGATTCATGATGTCTCTTAAGGGCGTTCCCTCTACTTATAACAAAGACCTgcaagaagacaaagagcCATTGTTTGACGCTGTTGACACTGTCTCCGCGGCGTTGAGAATTGCTGAGGGTGCTATTGCTACCTTGTCCGTAAGTATTGTTCgtttttgaagaacaaTTCACTAACTAAGAACTCCTAGATCAACCCCGAAAAGATGGCTGCTGCCCTTACCATGGACATGCTCGCCACCGACATTGCTGACTACCTCGTCCGAAAAGGCGTACCTTTTCGTGAAACTCATCATATTTCAGGCCGTGCTGTTGCACTTGCCGAAAAGACGAAATGCCAGATTTCTGACTTGTCCATGCAACAGTGGAAAGAACTCGACGTCAGGTTTGATCAGACAGTCATGGATGTTTTCAATTTTGAGAACAGTatcgagaagagaaatgCCATAGGAGGACCTGCGAGGAGTATGATCACGAGACAAGTTGAGGTTGCTCGACAAAGGATTGGAAAGTAGTATTATAATCAACAGTATTTTTAGTATTCCTCATATCAATAGTCGCATTGTGCCATGAATTATGCATTATATAAAGTATACAACCTTTGTTGTTTGACGAGCGACGTCTATGTCAGTTATTTCTCCCATACAAAAAATTGATTGAGTTTGCTCTATCCCTAGCTTTTTATGCTACCCAGGCTGAAGGAATCGCTCCAATCTCCTGCTCCCACCATTTGACCCTTCCCTTCTCTTCACTCTCTATAACCCTCACAAGCCTGCCTCCTCCAAATTccctttctttccaaattTTCTCTAGCCTTTGTTCAGCATCACACCAAAACACCTTCCATTTACCATCCGCTGTCTTTACGAATCCACTTGAGCGCTCATGATACCACTTATTAACTGAATTGTCGCTTCTGCTCCTCCAAACCAAATCTCTTCCACGTCCCACTCCGCGTAATGAACCAGTAGACGGGTTAGAAGCGTCCAGCTGGCCAAGACCATATGTCTCGTCGCGTAAAGCAACCCAGAGGAAGTCCACCGTGCCGTCACCTTGGTGAGACGGGTGGACTGCAAATTTGTCGAGGTAACAGATGGGCGCAGGATCATCAGATGGGTAGGACAATGATTCACCAGCGGTTAACGACTTGCCTTCGAGAGTGCAAATCGCCGCACCGGCATAGTCTCCAATGACAATTACAAAATCCAAGTTCTTTTCGAGGCGGGCATAGAATTTTTGACAATTCAGTTTCCGCTGGAAGGATGTTTCAAGAAGACTGGCCAATTTGCCTTGGTCGACCTCATCCATACTGCGTAAAACTCTTACGGGTAGACCCTTCCTTATGAGAGTAGGTGTGTCTCGAGTGATTCGACCTTCACTTCTAATAAGGAGAGCGTGAGGAAGGGAAGCAGAGTGGGCAGGTTTGTTGGTTATGAGGTTGGCGATTAATGCAGCTGGTGAACGGTGTGAGACGATGAGAGCAGAAGCCTCGCGAGGCATATGAGCAAGACAATCATTTGAAAGCGATAAGTTGGATAGTGCTGTGGGATGAGTATCTCTCCATTGGGGCTGGAATGTACGATtaatgaaagaaaattcTGATGCGAGATTGATATACAGGTGGGGTAGACCTTGCCGAGCATACGACGGTATGCCTCCTTCTCGATTGATAATCAAGAGCCTTCTTGGGGTCAAATCAACCAAACCTGATGTGTCAGTTGACATAGCTGAAACCAAAGCAAGAAGGATTCGATTAGCCGATATCCGTTTCGCTTGACAACTCGAATTGAGAGCCACAGGTAGCAACACGGGaatttctccttctcccacCGCCCGACGCACATGGTCTAAgccctcatcttccacaaACACGTTCTTCTGCGCCTCCGCAGAGACCGACCCCGGGTCCGCCATCCTTACCACGGTCGAAAAGACAGGACGGGCTGCGGCGCGGTGTCGAGACAAGAAATGAACAACCCTCTCCACTTCGTGTCGGACAATGGCCCGCTGGCGCTGAGCTTCAAATTTATCTGAAGAATCTGTTAGAGGGAGATCATCCCTATCTATCACAATGACGGGAACCAAGCCAAGTTTCTGAAGGTGGGCCATACCACGGCAGATCGAGTCAAGCTGGGCATCCGTAAAAGGGCCTTGTATCTTGACTAGAGCAGGCCGACGCATAACAGGGTTCAAGAGGGTATTGACGAGCTGGTTCTCTTGGGTTGTGGCTTTTCGGGTGTGTTCGTGAGCTGGAGAAGGCAGTGTGATAGATGGCTGGGTAGGCACAGAAGGGGCAAACgaagaaagataagaaCGAGAGTCTCTAGTCGAAGGTGATGCTTGCAATATGGATAAGATAAAAGCCTATTATGAGTGAGATGAGCGCATCGTACGTTGGCATATCCCTTACATTATCTCCTTCCTTAATCTCTTGCAAAACTGTCGAGTCGCGATGCTGCAGTCTGGATTGCTATAACAATCCGGTTGATAACTGCCCAGTACTTGAGCTTGAACTTACAATTGCAGCTGGACATGCTTGTCCACAATTCAAAAAGGCTGAATAATAGCCAGCTGGACGTAAGGGAGGTTTCATGGAATATTGAAAATTGGTCGAATATTGGTTGAATATGTAAATTGATAAAAGTGAAAAGTAGAAATTCATTAATAACTTTCGAGTCATTTTCGGACTCTGGGCCGATCTAGATAATACAAAGTCACCGAGTTGTTCTATATTCGGCATTGCTCCAACTTCAACAGATACAATGTGCACGACAAGACATAGACTGACAATGCTCCAATGGCCCAAAACGATGCATAGGGACTCAATCCTTCGTTTACAACTCCATTTCTATGCCCGTCCACCGCGTAGAGCGAGTACAAGGTGAATGACATCGGCAGCTTTGATTTTGTAGTCTTGGATGGTCTTTTCGTCATTCCTGTATGTAGGTGTTAGTATAGGCAATCTGCAAGATTTGACGACAATAGAGAATACAATGAGATTAGGATACTGACATGGCTTTGCCGCCAGAGATAAGCCGCTGTTGGACAGGAGGTATACCAGCTTTTTCctcaaccttttccttgacttTGCCAATCTAGTATTGTAGATTATGCCACCAAGTtagcaaaagaaacagcTAGAGAATTGAAGTAGAGCAGCCAGACGTACCGTCATGTCGGGTTGAACATCAATGTCAACCTGTACGGCGTACAATCAGTTTGTCTTTTAGTTCTCTCTGCCTTGCCAAACCTCAATTTGCTCACCTCTTTGCCGGTAAGTGTCTATAAGCATATTAGTACGACGCATTGGGTAAAGTAACCCACTCACCTTGACTTTTACAATCATTATGCGGATGCAAGGGCTTCAGAGACGATGCaaacgaagaagaaatgcGCTTTGAGTTGTAGTTGATAGTTAACTCAAAATATTATAACAGAGAAATTAAAAATATAATTAAATACGATTCTAGAGGAAATAAATACGATCAAGTCGCGTCGacatttttttctttttcttttcttttcgtatttttcatctttcttttcatgGCATCGCTATAAACTGAATATTCCCTTAGAGTGTTTCTACTGACTGTACTAACAGCCAACAAGTGCATATCGTAAATCTGCGTTGAACAGATAGCTTCAATGTAAGTGGTCATGTAATGGTACGCTTGGATACTAATGCGCGCCATTGCACTTTATCTCTACTGATTTTACTGATTTTACTGGAAAACGACCACGCCCAACGTTGTTGTAAATGACTTACTCGACACAGCCGCTGTAATGGCTATAGCAACTGCTAAATCAAGTGGCAAAAGAGGAGCGAAGGGGGCCGCTCGTCAAAAAtcgaagaaaagtcaatcGTTCTGTCTTATCGCTTCGAGCTAGTCACTTACGTTGCGCAATATCCAGGTGAGCCAGCGACCTCCAGAACTGCTGTCtccaaatctcaaaagtATCCGGCCTCTCAAACGGTTCCCAGACAAACGCGAGCTTCAGCTCGTCTGGCCGCACGGGGCCACATCGATGCGGCTCAGATTGCCACAAGTATGTTGCCGAAACTAGCCTCGAGAGCAACAGACACAAAGAAGGTAGCCCGCGCAGATACTGTATCAAAAATCTTTACACAGCAGgatattgatgatgatgagtcTGGTCTGGTCACGtcagaggaagatgggaGTGATGTGCTTGATTTgtggaaagaagcagagctTCTGCATACCACTGAATTTCAAGATTGTGCCCCTCATTCCGTCGCAAACAATTATGATGTGCTTGAAGATGGGGACGTTGTCACTCCTGATTCCATTATGCGCAAGCGACGTCGCCTTTCTATTCCCCCTTCTTCACAATCTCCTCCGCCCACAGACCTTCGAACTCCTCACTTTCTCTTGACATCGGCAAGACGTTCGCAATCTCTTATTAATCGCTTTTTTAGTGTCCAAGgtcattcttcttcaataaGAGGCAAAGTTGGTTTATTTCGTGCAAAAAGTATGATGGCGCCTCCTGAAGCTGCGGCATGCATGGACGTCTTTCAAAGCCCGATTATTAGCAAAAAGAGCAATAAATACATTCCCTTGCCAGCCGCAGCTGATCAGTACCCTCAATCGTCGCCTGAATGTCAAAGTGAAGAGAGTGTTGAAAATCCTATTCCTTCCTTGCAATGTCCTGTTACAAGATGCTCTCGAGTTGAGCAGTCACATTGCAAGCCATATGTCTGTAGTGACTACGAAGAGAATAAGCAGGAACAGGAAGTGACAGATGATGAGCACAATGATTACTGTGAAGCccaagacgatgaagcaATCAGTACATTGGAAAGCCCTATCGTCCGACCGGTGGTCTTGTCTTGCAACTCACCAAGCATAAAATGGCGAGACCCTTTTTCTTACATTCCAGCCGCAAACACCCAGTCTGCTGCCTCTCTGCGTAATATAGAGCGTAGCGAGACAGGGCCGCAGTCCACAACTGAGCAAGCCACCTTAGAATCGATACCGTCTACACAAAATGACTCTGTAGTATTTAGGTCATTCAGGAACCTGTCTTATGAGAGAGAACATTTGGGAAATTCCATTAGTGAAAAAAGTGATGTATCCCATCCTTCGACTTCGAcgctgaagaagacaacTTATGGAAAAAGGAGGTCACATACCTACAAAGCTGGTATGCCTGACCCTCTATATAAAGGTCCAACAGTATTGTCTCCACCGCTGAGAGTACCAACATCTTCAGCCCAAAATGCAGAGAGCATATCCCATAAAAGAGCCAACGCTTCTACCTGTCATCTGAAGCTTGTGAACCCAATGCGCTATGATGACATAATTGAGGATGCTGGGGGGcagatggagaaggaaacATCGGAACTgtggaatgaagaatggCTTCACAATTCTAGCCCGACCAGTCACGGACCTATGGTTCCGCTTACTAGTATACTAAGCAAAAAAAGACGGAAACGTGAACCGGAGAGCGACAGCGAATACAATCCTGAAATTAAAATCGGTAGACCTAAGATAAGAAAAGGTAGGTCACCAAAGAACGCTATCTCTCCAAGGCTACGATTATCTCGCACAGAATCGTGCCATGTTGATATCAAAAAGTGAGTTGCTTAAAACAATCATGTCCAGTCTCATGCTAAGAACATATACGAGTCAGATACGTCCAGGTTGTTAATTCCAATCGTCcgaaaagaaggaggcgATTTGCCAGCACAAGATGCGCTCGCCTTCCATCTGGTTTTACTATTCACTCGTTTGGGACAGTACCATTTTCCGAGTTCGTTCAACATTACCGTGAACAACCCAGTCCGTTCAATGTCCCAACCCCTGGTAGCCTCCTTTTACCAATTCATCATATACGTCGCAAGATTCGCAGAAACATAGTGCAACCCGTATTAAGAAGAAAGCTGCCTAACTCAAATGGCGAAAATGTAGAATCGCAAGAGGATGAGATAGTGCCGGATCCTTCAATGAGATCGCACATATCTATACGCCGAAATAAAAAAGCCAGAGTGCCGAAATTCCCCAAACTGAACCTCGTCGCCGATAGTAATCAACACCAAATTCGACCTCGCCAAGGTATAAACAAAATATCAATGCCATCTAATAGCGCTCATGTACCCGGTAATTCCCAAGAGAACACAATAAATTTCTATAATAAatgtgaaagagaagctgAGACAGAAGTTTTAGGCTTTAACTTCAGATCTGAGCCTCTGTTGACCAAGAAGCGACCTATACCTATACAGTTCAAAGTAAAAGAGGATTCCATCAGGCCCGTTACAACTCAGAATTCTACCAATCTGCAGCGTCAAGATAGCTTTGAATCAAACATTATTAATCTAATCCCTAGGTCAGTCCAGCCGAAAcctcaagaagaaatcaatgTTTTTGCCTCTCCTATTAACCCCCTTATCTCGCCTTCGCCCTCCATAGAATTCATGTCTACTCAAGGACGCAGCGTTCGTTTGTCTCAGAAATCAAGTTTTGCTGACAATGAGCGGTATATCATGAACGGAATGGAGATAACTAATCATCT encodes:
- a CDS encoding argininosuccinate lyase produces the protein MSSEQDFTKRKLWGGRFTGSTDPLMHEFNQSLKYDKRMFAADVKGSIAFSKALLKAGILNEHEQKEIERGLKVVESEWAENKFVIQSDDEDIHTANERRLSEIIGKDIGGKLHTGRSRNDQVATDMRIWLMKETTQVETYLKDLLNVMVSRAEKEVDAILPGYTHLQRAQPVRWSHFLLSHAQSFLGDLERLRQLYSRISVLPLGSAALAGNPYSLDRELLRKELSFQSIGENSMHAVADRDFIVEWLQWASLCQIHMSRLAEDLIIYSSAEFGFVQLSDAYSTGSSIMPQKKNPDSLELLRGKAGRTFGQMAGFMMSLKGVPSTYNKDLQEDKEPLFDAVDTVSAALRIAEGAIATLSINPEKMAAALTMDMLATDIADYLVRKGVPFRETHHISGRAVALAEKTKCQISDLSMQQWKELDVRFDQTVMDVFNFENSIEKRNAIGGPARSMITRQVEVARQRIGK
- a CDS encoding amino-acid acetyltransferase, mitochondrial, producing MKPPLRPAGYYSAFLNCGQACPAAIQSRLQHRDSTVLQEIKEGDNAFILSILQASPSTRDSRSYLSSFAPSVPTQPSITLPSPAHEHTRKATTQENQLVNTLLNPVMRRPALVKIQGPFTDAQLDSICRGMAHLQKLGLVPVIVIDRDDLPLTDSSDKFEAQRQRAIVRHEVERVVHFLSRHRAAARPVFSTVVRMADPGSVSAEAQKNVFVEDEGLDHVRRAVGEGEIPVLLPVALNSSCQAKRISANRILLALVSAMSTDTSGLVDLTPRRLLIINREGGIPSYARQGLPHLYINLASEFSFINRTFQPQWRDTHPTALSNLSLSNDCLAHMPREASALIVSHRSPAALIANLITNKPAHSASLPHALLIRSEGRITRDTPTLIRKGLPVRVLRSMDEVDQGKLASLLETSFQRKLNCQKFYARLEKNLDFVIVIGDYAGAAICTLEGKSLTAGESLSYPSDDPAPICYLDKFAVHPSHQGDGTVDFLWVALRDETYGLGQLDASNPSTGSLRGVGRGRDLVWRSRSDNSVNKWYHERSSGFVKTADGKWKVFWCDAEQRLEKIWKEREFGGGRLVRVIESEEKGRVKWWEQEIGAIPSAWVA